Within the Candidatus Polarisedimenticolia bacterium genome, the region ATTCGGGCGACGTCAATGCCGACGGCAAGGCGGATTTGGCGGTGGCGCAGACCGATCTGAACCAGGTCAACCTCCTCATCGGCAGCGGCCTGGGCACCTTCTCGGCGGGTGCGGTCCTGACCCTGCCGGGAAGCCAGCCGGGGGATACGGCGGCGACCGGAGTCCTGCTGCGCAACTTCACCACCGATTCTCTTCTGGACATCGTCACGCTCAATACCGGTCCCGAGAATATCTCGCTCTTCCCGGGAACCGGTCCCGGGACATTCGGCGCGCGCACCGACAAGAGCCTGGGGAGCAGCTGCAACCAGAGCTCGGGGGCCGGCTGCATCTTCCCCGAGAATCTGACCGCCGGGCCGCTGAATGACACCGATGAGACGCATCCGGATCTGGTGGCGGTCAATTCCGCGGGAGACGCCTCTTTCCCGAACGGCTCGGTTTCCGTCTTCTTGCAGACCGGCGGGACCTTGGGCAACGTGACCCGCTATTCGGGTGGCGGTGCGTCGATCTGCGACGGCGGCTTCGCGCCGGGGATCGCCTGCGCCACGAACGCCGACTGCCGGGGCCGGTGCAGCATCACGACCGGCACTCTCTGCTCGGTCGACGCGAACTGCCCCACGGGGCAGACCTGCACCAACCCGATCCCCGGCAACTGCGTCGCCGCCCCCTCGGGGGTTGCCGTAGGGACGGTGGACGCGGGAACGAACCGCGACCTGGTGGTGTGCAACTCCGCCCTGGCGAAAGCTTCGTTCCTTCCCGGCAACGGCACCGGAGCATTTCCCAGCTCCACGATGAGCTCCACCACCGGATTGGGGCCGCGCCTTCCGATCCTCAAGGATCTCGACGGCGATGCCGATCTCGATCTGATCAGCCTGAACTTCAACTCCAACAGCGTGTCGTCCATGAAGGGCAACAATACCGGGGCTTTCACCTCCTATCAGGAGGCGGCGAACGTCAAGGCGCCCTGGAAAGGGACCCTGGCCGACATGAACCTCGATGGCTGGGACGACCTCGTCACCAACTCCCTCACCGGCGGCGCGATCCTCATCGCGCTGGGGGACGGAACGGGTCGCTTCGGGGTGGCGCAGCGCTTCGGCAGCGGCTCCGGGCCGCGGGACATCGCGGTGGCCGACTTCAACGCCGACGGCAAGCCCGACATGGCCTCCGCCGACGAGGAGGACGGCACCATCTCGATCTTCCTGAACCAGAGCCAGGACCCGCTTCTGACCGTCACGCAGGCGGTCGGGGGTGTGCAGGTCTCTTGGCCTCCCATGTTCGAAGCCGCGTCCTACGACGTGATCCGGGGAGACCGGGCTCAGGTGACCTTCGGTGCCACCACGACTTCGCTGGGGCCGGTCCTCTGCGTCGAGAACGATTCTCCCAACACCGATACCGTGGGAAACGAGGACAACCAGGCCATTCCGCTGGGGACCACCTGGTTCTATCTCTTCCGCGCCCAGGATGCGCAGGTGAAGGGGAGCTATGGAAGGTCCCCCCTGGGCAAGGTCCGGGTCGTCAGCTCCGGGGATTGCCTATAAGGCCTGAGGGCCCACTTTTTTATCCACTCGGCTGAACGCACCCATTCCCGTTGAGGTATTTAGCTGGTGAGGGGGAAAGCAAACATGGACTTCACACCCACCAGCACCCACGACGAACGCCTTCA harbors:
- a CDS encoding VCBS repeat-containing protein; this encodes MLASAALSGSLVRAQVDFAARRDLSVGDIPQGIAVADLNADGKKDVIVANSSSGTFSVLLGGGNGIFNPQVPKATLAYPEGLVVASLNSNTDSFLDVAVACSVGDNVQIFLGNGAGGFGAPTSVFTGLGSKPIAVGITDWNLDGKKDLIVVLYGSAEVRLYSGNGLGGFSLASTTLVDQGPLALTVGDWDGDLKDDIAVVSELDTSPDPPPAGKVTVAYGCPTGFCFPVSIDAVQMPTSITSGLLNGDSSPDLVVGSNYVNNVAILYGDPDVGFSFPVTQAVGGHTHQVLAIDVNANGTRDLVLGEELDHGQGIIKIYTGNGFGTFTAGGSFPIGGYAGGIAASDIGSTTAIDLVTANLPSSSLSLLFGNGAAGFTATPTYAFSPLTLLTSLDSGDVNADGKADLAVAQTDLNQVNLLIGSGLGTFSAGAVLTLPGSQPGDTAATGVLLRNFTTDSLLDIVTLNTGPENISLFPGTGPGTFGARTDKSLGSSCNQSSGAGCIFPENLTAGPLNDTDETHPDLVAVNSAGDASFPNGSVSVFLQTGGTLGNVTRYSGGGASICDGGFAPGIACATNADCRGRCSITTGTLCSVDANCPTGQTCTNPIPGNCVAAPSGVAVGTVDAGTNRDLVVCNSALAKASFLPGNGTGAFPSSTMSSTTGLGPRLPILKDLDGDADLDLISLNFNSNSVSSMKGNNTGAFTSYQEAANVKAPWKGTLADMNLDGWDDLVTNSLTGGAILIALGDGTGRFGVAQRFGSGSGPRDIAVADFNADGKPDMASADEEDGTISIFLNQSQDPLLTVTQAVGGVQVSWPPMFEAASYDVIRGDRAQVTFGATTTSLGPVLCVENDSPNTDTVGNEDNQAIPLGTTWFYLFRAQDAQVKGSYGRSPLGKVRVVSSGDCL